One Paraburkholderia dioscoreae DNA segment encodes these proteins:
- a CDS encoding cytochrome-c peroxidase, whose protein sequence is MRPGLSGIRKIIAGVEVRRCAGRTSKRVRLAAAFALTAMTMSLAACDAGAPDTAAVASEAASTGAGASHASVPVAAVPAAAHQAGQTRAQVYESVRQMTALGKQLFFDASLSGSGKLACASCHSPDHAFSPANALSVQLGGSDMHRTGMRAAPTLKYLQSVPAFAEHYHESDDEGDESVDAGPTGGLTWDGRVDRGADQARIPLLSSFEMGSTPAKVAAAVKAAPYADAFRTAFGEHVFDSDDATFKAVLQALETFEQTPEIFYPYTSKYDAYLAGNAQLTQAELRGLQLFNDEQKGNCASCHISQRTRDGAPPQFSDFGLIAIGVPRNRALPVNRDPHFYDLGACGPERTDLKGRAEFCGIFRTPTLRNVALKKSFFHNGIYHSLDQVVRFYAARDTNPEKFYSVSKGKVQKFDDLPQKYWANLNTDPPFDRKPGDKPVFDEAEIKDVVAFLNTLTDGYKAGGGSANSLAAK, encoded by the coding sequence ATGCGGCCAGGTCTGTCGGGAATTCGAAAAATAATCGCTGGAGTCGAGGTGCGGCGTTGTGCCGGGCGCACGTCGAAGCGCGTGCGGCTCGCGGCGGCGTTCGCGCTGACGGCCATGACCATGAGCCTTGCCGCGTGTGATGCGGGCGCGCCGGATACGGCGGCCGTCGCGAGTGAAGCGGCGAGCACGGGCGCTGGCGCATCGCATGCGTCCGTGCCGGTAGCGGCGGTGCCGGCCGCTGCCCATCAAGCGGGACAGACACGCGCGCAGGTCTACGAATCCGTACGGCAGATGACAGCGCTCGGCAAGCAGCTGTTTTTTGATGCGTCGCTCTCCGGCTCGGGCAAGCTCGCTTGTGCGTCCTGCCATAGTCCGGACCATGCGTTTTCGCCAGCCAACGCGTTATCGGTGCAACTGGGCGGTAGCGATATGCACCGCACGGGCATGCGCGCCGCGCCGACGCTGAAGTATCTGCAATCGGTGCCGGCGTTCGCCGAGCACTATCACGAGTCGGATGACGAAGGCGATGAAAGCGTGGACGCGGGACCGACCGGCGGGCTGACCTGGGACGGCCGGGTCGACCGCGGCGCTGACCAGGCGCGTATTCCGCTGCTGTCGTCGTTCGAGATGGGCAGTACGCCGGCCAAGGTCGCCGCGGCGGTCAAGGCCGCGCCGTACGCCGACGCTTTCCGCACGGCTTTCGGCGAACACGTTTTCGATAGCGACGATGCCACCTTCAAGGCTGTGCTGCAAGCGCTCGAAACCTTCGAGCAGACGCCCGAGATCTTCTATCCGTACACCAGCAAGTACGACGCGTATCTCGCGGGCAACGCACAGTTGACGCAAGCCGAGCTTCGCGGCCTGCAGCTCTTCAACGACGAACAGAAAGGCAATTGCGCGAGCTGCCACATCAGCCAGCGCACCAGGGACGGTGCGCCACCGCAGTTCAGCGACTTTGGTCTGATTGCGATCGGCGTGCCGCGCAATCGCGCGCTGCCGGTGAATCGCGATCCGCATTTCTACGACCTCGGCGCGTGCGGGCCGGAGCGAACCGATCTGAAGGGCCGTGCCGAGTTTTGCGGCATTTTCCGCACACCGACGCTGCGCAATGTGGCGTTGAAAAAGAGCTTCTTCCACAACGGCATCTATCATTCGCTCGATCAGGTGGTGCGCTTCTATGCGGCGCGCGACACGAACCCTGAGAAGTTCTATTCGGTGTCGAAAGGCAAGGTGCAGAAGTTCGACGATCTGCCGCAGAAGTACTGGGCCAATCTGAATACCGACCCGCCGTTCGACCGCAAGCCGGGCGACAAGCCGGTGTTCGACGAAGCTGAAATCAAGGACGTGGTCGCGTTTTTGAACACGCTGACGGACGGATACAAGGCGGGTGGCGGATCGGCCAATTCACTAGCCGCGAAATGA
- a CDS encoding acid phosphatase, which yields MNKKLICATPIAIAAALSLYACGGSEVTQPDITSIKTVVVIYAENRSFDNLYGNFPGANGLQNVTTASATQVDRNGTPLATLPQVWNGLTQTGVTPVVTQAMTANLPNSPFAIDDPKGFNTPITATTRDLYHRFYENQMQINGGKNDKFAAWADSGGLVMGHYTLDADKLPLWKIAQQYTLADNFFMGAFGGSFLNHQWLVCACTPTYPNADKSPAAGSISSVESDGVTLKVAGNSPASALSGPPKYVNSGNLTPDFYAINTMQPPYQPSGNKAATGGDANLADPTQATTLPAQTQQHIGDLLNNAKVSWAWYGGAWGAAVSAAQNGTSNVIYGANLTAPNFQPHHQPLNYFADLAPGTANRTQHLLDGGLAGSEFIKAIDTGTLPQVSFYKPQGNLNEHPGYTDVASGDQHIADVISHLQKSPQWNNMLVVVTYDENGGFWDHVAPPKADRWGPGTRIPALIISPYAKKGYVDHTQYDTTSILRFITHRFSLPTLPGIAARDAALVSNGSKPMGDLTGALDIRP from the coding sequence ATGAACAAGAAACTGATCTGCGCGACGCCTATCGCGATCGCAGCAGCGCTTAGCCTTTATGCCTGCGGCGGCAGTGAAGTCACGCAGCCGGACATCACCTCGATCAAGACGGTCGTGGTGATTTACGCGGAAAACCGCAGCTTCGACAACCTGTACGGCAATTTCCCCGGCGCGAACGGTTTGCAGAACGTGACGACGGCGAGCGCCACGCAGGTCGACCGCAACGGCACGCCGCTCGCGACGCTGCCGCAGGTGTGGAACGGCCTCACGCAAACCGGCGTGACGCCGGTGGTCACCCAGGCGATGACGGCGAATCTGCCGAACAGCCCGTTCGCGATCGACGACCCGAAGGGCTTCAATACGCCGATCACGGCCACCACACGCGACCTGTATCACCGTTTCTACGAGAACCAGATGCAGATCAACGGCGGCAAGAACGACAAGTTCGCCGCGTGGGCGGATTCGGGCGGTCTCGTGATGGGTCACTACACGCTCGATGCCGACAAGCTGCCGCTGTGGAAGATCGCGCAGCAGTACACGCTCGCCGACAACTTCTTCATGGGCGCGTTCGGCGGCTCGTTCCTGAACCACCAGTGGCTCGTGTGCGCGTGCACGCCGACCTATCCGAACGCAGACAAGAGCCCGGCGGCCGGTTCGATCTCGTCGGTGGAAAGCGACGGCGTCACGCTGAAGGTCGCGGGCAACTCGCCGGCTTCGGCGCTGAGCGGCCCGCCGAAATACGTGAATTCGGGCAACCTCACGCCTGACTTCTACGCGATCAACACGATGCAGCCGCCGTATCAGCCGAGCGGCAACAAGGCGGCAACGGGCGGCGACGCGAATCTCGCCGATCCGACCCAGGCCACCACCCTGCCCGCGCAGACGCAGCAGCATATCGGCGATCTGCTGAACAATGCGAAGGTGTCGTGGGCGTGGTACGGCGGCGCGTGGGGCGCGGCGGTGTCGGCGGCGCAGAACGGCACGTCGAATGTGATCTACGGTGCGAATCTGACGGCGCCGAACTTCCAGCCGCATCATCAGCCGCTCAATTACTTCGCCGATCTTGCGCCTGGCACCGCGAACCGCACGCAGCATCTGCTCGACGGCGGCCTGGCCGGCTCCGAGTTCATCAAGGCGATCGACACCGGCACGCTGCCGCAAGTGTCGTTCTACAAGCCGCAGGGCAACCTGAACGAACACCCGGGCTATACCGACGTGGCTTCGGGCGATCAGCACATTGCCGACGTGATTTCGCATCTGCAGAAGAGTCCGCAGTGGAACAACATGCTGGTCGTCGTGACCTACGACGAGAACGGCGGCTTCTGGGATCACGTGGCGCCGCCGAAGGCCGACCGCTGGGGTCCGGGTACGCGCATCCCGGCGCTGATCATCTCGCCGTACGCGAAGAAGGGTTACGTCGACCACACGCAGTACGACACCACCTCGATCCTGCGCTTCATCACGCACCGCTTCTCGCTGCCGACGCTGCCGGGTATCGCGGCGCGCGACGCAGCGCTCGTGAGCAACGGCAGCAAGCCGATGGGCGATCTCACAGGCGCGTTGGACATCCGGCCGTAA
- a CDS encoding DUF427 domain-containing protein produces the protein MAEKTIKVPGPDHPITVEPAKARVVVTVAGKVIADTQKALVLREASYPAVYYIPRNDVEMTLLERTDHATYCPYKGDCAYYSIPLGGERTLNAVWTYESPYAAVKEIAQHLAFYPDRVDSIDVKPAA, from the coding sequence ATGGCTGAAAAAACCATCAAGGTGCCCGGTCCCGATCATCCGATCACGGTCGAACCGGCCAAAGCGCGCGTGGTCGTGACAGTCGCCGGCAAGGTGATCGCCGACACGCAGAAGGCGCTGGTGCTGCGCGAAGCGTCGTATCCGGCGGTGTATTACATTCCGCGCAACGACGTGGAGATGACGCTGCTGGAGCGCACCGATCACGCGACCTATTGCCCGTACAAGGGTGATTGCGCGTACTACAGCATTCCGCTCGGCGGCGAGCGGACGCTGAACGCGGTGTGGACTTATGAGTCGCCGTACGCGGCGGTGAAGGAGATCGCGCAACATCTCGCGTTCTATCCGGACCGCGTCGATTCGATCGATGTGAAACCGGCAGCCTGA
- a CDS encoding undecaprenyl-diphosphate phosphatase, whose protein sequence is MNLSFLIFLSVLQGVTELFPVSSLGHTLLVPALFGMHIDKHAPQLLPFLVALHLGTAFALLWYFRKRWCALVRGFFASFGGRRNDDAHMMWALIIGTIPAGLVGLLLEKRLERIFHDLRIVAIALIVNGVLLWFGDRLQRTRAHQAPEKLTFRQAFFVGLAQIGALIPGFSRSGLTMIAGNAAGLTAEKAAEFSFLLGTPIIFAAGVLELPKLFHAPGQLADALLGGVLTAIAAYLSVRFLMRYFEGRGRLASFGVYCVIAGIVFLGWFLLHPQPV, encoded by the coding sequence GTGAACCTGTCGTTTCTCATTTTCCTGAGCGTGCTGCAAGGCGTCACCGAACTGTTTCCGGTGAGCAGCCTCGGCCATACGCTGCTCGTGCCCGCATTGTTCGGTATGCATATCGACAAACACGCGCCGCAATTGCTGCCGTTCCTCGTCGCACTGCATCTCGGCACGGCGTTCGCGCTGCTGTGGTACTTCCGCAAGCGCTGGTGCGCGCTGGTGCGCGGTTTCTTCGCGTCGTTCGGCGGGCGCCGTAACGACGACGCGCACATGATGTGGGCGCTGATCATCGGCACGATTCCGGCGGGTCTCGTCGGACTGCTGCTGGAAAAGCGGCTCGAGAGGATTTTTCACGATTTGCGGATCGTCGCGATCGCGTTGATCGTCAACGGTGTACTGCTGTGGTTCGGTGACCGCCTGCAACGTACGCGTGCGCATCAGGCGCCGGAGAAGCTGACTTTCCGTCAGGCGTTTTTCGTTGGTCTCGCGCAGATCGGCGCGTTGATTCCGGGCTTCTCGCGCAGCGGTCTGACGATGATCGCCGGCAATGCGGCCGGCCTGACGGCGGAGAAGGCGGCGGAGTTCTCGTTCCTGCTCGGCACGCCGATCATCTTCGCAGCCGGTGTGCTCGAACTGCCGAAGCTGTTCCATGCACCGGGCCAACTCGCGGACGCGTTGCTCGGCGGCGTGCTGACCGCGATCGCCGCGTATCTCAGCGTGCGTTTCCTGATGCGCTATTTCGAAGGCCGCGGACGTCTGGCTTCGTTCGGCGTGTACTGCGTGATTGCGGGGATCGTGTTCCTCGGCTGGTTCCTGCTGCATCCGCAACCGGTCTGA
- a CDS encoding aldose epimerase family protein, producing the protein MPLSPQQDILEIDQDASVLRFAPQAGGRLMSWTIDGEAVIHWPEHADWSQPARIRGGNPLLFPFLGRHRVDGKIGYWRDAKGTVRELPMHGFARDLPFEAHADVHGAGLRMTLTDSKATRHGYPFGFRFEAAYCLADARTLDVTFTTTNTGDARLPSRLPSRLPYYAGHHFYFTLPHTQRAATSLELPRTERRYQQDDGSISAAEPGEARYTLDEARIHDRFHCLAGTPDQPVRLIAPGLDRIVTIDLQRPDSIPWYAVTTWTEAAESDFYCVEPWLGLPDAIHNGMGLRWLEPGQTEVAALRITVDKLG; encoded by the coding sequence ATGCCCCTCTCCCCGCAACAGGACATTCTCGAGATCGACCAGGACGCCTCCGTGCTCCGTTTCGCGCCGCAAGCCGGTGGCCGTCTGATGTCGTGGACGATCGACGGCGAAGCGGTCATCCATTGGCCGGAGCACGCCGACTGGAGCCAGCCCGCGCGGATTCGCGGCGGCAATCCGCTGCTGTTCCCGTTTCTCGGCCGGCACAGGGTGGACGGCAAGATCGGCTACTGGCGCGACGCCAAAGGCACCGTGCGCGAACTGCCGATGCACGGCTTTGCCCGCGACCTGCCGTTCGAAGCCCACGCCGACGTGCACGGCGCCGGCCTGCGCATGACCCTGACCGACAGCAAGGCGACCCGCCACGGCTATCCGTTCGGCTTCCGGTTCGAGGCCGCTTACTGTCTCGCGGATGCGCGCACGCTCGACGTCACCTTCACCACCACCAATACCGGCGACGCACGCCTGCCCTCGCGCCTGCCCTCGCGCCTGCCCTATTACGCCGGGCATCATTTCTACTTCACGCTGCCGCACACGCAGCGCGCCGCGACCTCGCTGGAGTTGCCGCGCACCGAGCGGCGCTATCAGCAGGACGACGGGTCGATCAGCGCCGCCGAACCCGGCGAAGCGCGCTATACGCTCGACGAGGCGCGCATTCACGATCGCTTCCACTGCCTCGCAGGCACGCCGGATCAACCCGTGCGGCTCATCGCGCCGGGTCTTGACCGGATCGTCACGATCGACCTGCAGCGGCCCGACTCGATACCCTGGTACGCCGTGACGACGTGGACCGAAGCCGCGGAATCGGACTTCTACTGTGTCGAACCCTGGCTCGGCCTGCCGGACGCGATTCACAACGGCATGGGTTTGCGCTGGCTCGAACCGGGACAAACCGAGGTCGCGGCGCTGCGCATCACCGTCGACAAACTGGGTTGA
- a CDS encoding peptidoglycan DD-metalloendopeptidase family protein, translating to MLSRRKMMKRLACASLVALLAACGSAPVGPGFYRVERGDTLSKIARSNRQSVQSIVRWNNLTNPDSIEVGQVLRVAPPGGAVRSSGNGSASPAPRPAPADSAPPAAPASTISLVWPADGTVIRRFDGSNSKGIDISAAAGTPVVAAAPGTVVYAGNGLRGYGNLLILKHNAEYLTAYAHNRVLLVKEGQSVTRGEKIAEMGDTDTDRVMLHFELRYQGRSIDPSRALPPR from the coding sequence ATGCTCAGCAGAAGAAAAATGATGAAACGGCTCGCCTGCGCGTCGTTGGTGGCACTGCTCGCCGCGTGCGGGTCAGCACCGGTGGGGCCGGGCTTTTATCGGGTGGAACGGGGCGATACGCTGTCGAAGATCGCGCGCAGTAACCGGCAATCGGTGCAAAGCATCGTGCGCTGGAACAATCTGACCAATCCGGACAGCATCGAGGTCGGCCAGGTTCTGCGCGTCGCGCCGCCGGGCGGCGCTGTGCGCAGCAGCGGCAACGGCAGCGCTTCGCCGGCACCGCGCCCGGCGCCCGCGGACAGCGCGCCGCCCGCGGCGCCGGCTTCGACGATCTCGCTGGTATGGCCGGCCGACGGCACCGTCATCCGGCGTTTCGACGGCAGCAATTCGAAGGGCATCGATATCTCGGCCGCAGCGGGCACGCCCGTGGTCGCGGCGGCGCCCGGTACGGTGGTCTACGCGGGCAATGGCTTGCGCGGCTACGGCAATCTGCTGATCCTCAAACACAACGCCGAGTATCTGACTGCCTATGCGCACAACCGCGTGTTGCTGGTCAAGGAAGGCCAATCGGTCACGCGCGGCGAGAAAATCGCCGAGATGGGCGACACGGATACCGACCGCGTGATGCTGCACTTCGAACTGCGTTATCAGGGCCGTTCGATCGATCCGTCGCGGGCGCTGCCGCCTCGCTAA
- a CDS encoding pentapeptide repeat-containing protein, with protein MSFDSTAPAAGAQAPIVADATLTRAEVEQLIAASGAGNQAPLRFTDCDFEGVDLSRLDLRGAGFHRCTIVETSFFGANLSHTHWVRCRGREADFASADLVDAQFQSSDLNNTSWRRAKLASASFHGCKLTGANFEACAALGLSFVETLLVGAHLRGLSFRKATLHQLDFSDADLAGVDFREAIFDGGSLKDAHLKGARFDGADLREADLSGVRLVDAALFKGATISHAQAAVLVTELGLRVM; from the coding sequence ATGTCTTTCGATTCAACGGCGCCGGCTGCGGGTGCCCAAGCTCCGATCGTGGCCGACGCCACGCTCACGCGCGCCGAGGTGGAGCAACTCATCGCGGCGAGCGGCGCCGGCAATCAGGCGCCGCTCCGTTTCACCGACTGTGATTTCGAGGGCGTGGATCTGTCGCGGCTCGATCTGCGCGGCGCCGGGTTTCATCGCTGCACGATCGTCGAGACTTCGTTTTTCGGCGCGAACCTCTCGCATACCCACTGGGTACGCTGTCGTGGCCGCGAGGCGGATTTCGCGTCGGCCGATCTGGTCGACGCGCAGTTTCAGTCAAGTGACCTGAACAACACCAGTTGGCGGCGTGCCAAGCTTGCCTCGGCGTCGTTTCACGGTTGCAAGCTGACCGGCGCCAATTTCGAAGCATGTGCGGCGCTGGGTTTGAGCTTCGTCGAAACCCTGCTGGTCGGCGCACATTTGCGCGGCCTGTCGTTTCGCAAAGCCACCCTGCATCAGCTGGATTTCTCCGACGCCGACCTCGCCGGGGTCGATTTCCGCGAGGCGATCTTCGACGGCGGCAGCCTGAAGGACGCGCATCTGAAGGGCGCGCGCTTCGACGGCGCGGATCTGCGCGAAGCCGACCTGAGCGGCGTGCGGCTCGTCGATGCAGCGCTCTTCAAGGGCGCGACGATCTCGCATGCCCAGGCGGCCGTGCTCGTTACCGAATTGGGTTTGCGCGTCATGTAG
- a CDS encoding DUF2288 domain-containing protein, with amino-acid sequence MTSNDATHSPLYAKLLAETAKIGWPELERFFARGMLLRVARDLDLVSVAEAIASDDTTQVAQWLSAGLVERVQAETAADFAARDPDLWAVVVSPWVCVQERN; translated from the coding sequence ATGACTTCCAACGACGCCACCCATAGCCCGCTGTACGCCAAGCTGCTGGCCGAAACCGCCAAGATCGGCTGGCCCGAACTCGAACGCTTTTTTGCGCGCGGCATGCTGTTGCGCGTCGCGCGCGACCTCGACCTGGTGAGCGTTGCCGAAGCCATCGCCAGCGACGACACCACACAGGTCGCGCAATGGCTGTCCGCCGGCCTCGTCGAGCGTGTGCAGGCGGAAACCGCCGCCGACTTCGCCGCACGCGACCCGGATCTCTGGGCGGTCGTCGTCTCGCCGTGGGTGTGCGTGCAGGAACGCAATTGA
- a CDS encoding MATE family efflux transporter — MSDAAHDADTSAAAPAVPVRWHRRVLALAFPIVLANLTQPILGAVDTAVAGHLDGASYLGGVALGGLFFNFVFWGFGFLRMGTTGLVAQAHGANDRAGLRNNVVRALLLAAAIGAVVLALQMPLIDYALRVIGGSDAVQRNARLYCHARIWAAPLALGNYVVLGWLLGTQQVRLALLSQVFINSVNIVAVLLYVYVFDWSVAGIGAATATADALGFVLGAALLWYGRPRGLPALNRAALFDAAALRRLVVLNRDIFIRTVCLLSSFGWFAHLGARQGDATLAANALLLNFQTFMAYGLDGFAHAAEALVGAAIGARDRHAFTQAIKVTALWATLGALGFSLVYWGAGSWIVERLTDQAAVRATAEMYLPWAALSPVVSVWGFLLDGVFIGATRTRELMTSMVVSFALFVAASWALLALYGNHGLWAAMLLFMALRGLTLGRYVPAVVRGMAGAAA, encoded by the coding sequence TTGAGCGACGCCGCGCACGACGCGGACACGTCGGCAGCGGCGCCCGCCGTTCCCGTGCGCTGGCACCGCCGGGTGCTGGCGCTGGCTTTTCCCATCGTCCTCGCCAATCTGACGCAGCCGATTCTCGGCGCGGTCGACACGGCCGTCGCCGGTCATCTGGACGGCGCTTCGTATCTCGGCGGTGTGGCGCTCGGCGGCCTCTTTTTCAACTTCGTGTTCTGGGGCTTCGGCTTCCTGCGCATGGGCACCACGGGTCTGGTCGCGCAAGCGCACGGCGCGAACGACCGGGCCGGGTTGCGCAACAACGTCGTACGCGCGCTGCTGCTGGCGGCCGCGATCGGCGCCGTGGTGCTGGCGCTGCAAATGCCGCTGATCGATTACGCGTTGCGCGTGATCGGCGGCAGCGACGCGGTGCAACGCAACGCACGGCTCTATTGCCACGCGCGCATCTGGGCGGCCCCGCTCGCGCTCGGCAACTACGTCGTGCTCGGCTGGCTGCTCGGCACGCAGCAGGTGCGGCTCGCGTTGCTCTCGCAGGTGTTTATCAACAGTGTGAACATCGTGGCGGTGCTGCTGTACGTGTACGTGTTCGATTGGAGCGTGGCCGGCATCGGCGCGGCCACGGCCACCGCCGACGCACTCGGCTTCGTGCTCGGCGCCGCGCTGTTATGGTACGGCAGGCCGCGCGGCCTGCCCGCGCTGAACCGCGCCGCGTTGTTCGACGCGGCCGCCCTCAGGCGGCTGGTGGTGCTCAACCGCGACATTTTCATACGCACGGTGTGTCTGCTCTCGTCGTTCGGCTGGTTTGCGCATCTGGGCGCGCGGCAAGGCGACGCCACGCTCGCCGCCAATGCGCTGCTGCTCAATTTTCAGACCTTCATGGCCTACGGACTCGACGGCTTCGCGCATGCCGCCGAAGCGCTGGTCGGCGCGGCGATCGGCGCACGCGACCGGCATGCGTTCACCCAGGCGATCAAGGTGACTGCGCTGTGGGCCACACTCGGCGCGCTGGGGTTCTCGCTGGTGTATTGGGGCGCGGGCTCGTGGATCGTCGAACGTCTGACGGATCAGGCCGCCGTGCGCGCGACCGCAGAGATGTATCTGCCGTGGGCCGCGCTCTCGCCGGTGGTGTCCGTGTGGGGCTTTCTGCTCGACGGCGTGTTTATCGGCGCGACCCGCACGCGCGAACTGATGACGTCGATGGTGGTGTCGTTTGCGCTGTTCGTGGCGGCTTCGTGGGCCTTGCTGGCGCTCTACGGCAACCACGGCTTGTGGGCCGCGATGCTGCTTTTCATGGCGCTGCGCGGTCTCACGCTCGGCCGCTATGTGCCTGCTGTCGTACGCGGTATGGCCGGTGCAGCGGCATAA
- a CDS encoding DUF3309 family protein, with protein MTIGTILLIVLILLLIGALPSWPYSSGWGYRPTGVLGVVLIIVIVLLLMGRI; from the coding sequence ATGACCATCGGAACCATACTGCTCATCGTGCTCATCCTCCTGCTGATCGGCGCGCTACCAAGCTGGCCTTACAGTAGCGGCTGGGGCTACCGCCCAACCGGAGTCCTGGGCGTCGTGCTGATCATCGTGATCGTATTGCTGCTGATGGGCCGCATATAA
- the sixA gene encoding phosphohistidine phosphatase SixA — protein sequence MDLILWRHAEAEDIASTDLARALTTRGRKQAQNVAKWLRTRLPDDALVLASPAVRTIQTAETLSDQYRVVRELAPNASADNVLDAAGWPGGVAQTVVIVGHQPTLGHVAARLLGNSEASWPLKKAGVWWIASRERDGDDQAVLRAAISPDLV from the coding sequence ATGGATCTGATTCTCTGGCGTCACGCCGAAGCCGAAGACATTGCCAGCACCGACCTCGCGCGAGCGCTCACCACCCGGGGCCGCAAGCAGGCGCAAAACGTCGCCAAATGGCTGCGCACGCGGCTGCCCGACGACGCCCTCGTGCTCGCGAGTCCGGCTGTGCGCACCATCCAGACCGCCGAGACCTTGAGCGACCAGTATCGCGTCGTACGCGAACTCGCGCCCAACGCGAGCGCGGACAATGTGCTGGACGCAGCCGGATGGCCTGGAGGCGTCGCGCAAACGGTGGTGATAGTCGGCCATCAACCAACGCTCGGCCATGTTGCCGCGCGTCTGCTCGGCAATAGCGAAGCAAGCTGGCCGCTCAAGAAAGCCGGCGTATGGTGGATTGCAAGCCGTGAACGCGACGGCGACGACCAGGCCGTGCTGCGCGCCGCGATAAGCCCCGATCTGGTCTGA
- a CDS encoding GNAT family N-acetyltransferase: protein MRELPTPTLPLASIFESRRLPRAEETVTAQHRLQVTWARTDEELREAQRLRYRVFADEMGARLTGPAGLDVDPFDSYCDHLLVRDLDTLKVVGTYRALPPHQAARIGRLYAESEFDVSRLTHLRAKMVEVGRSCVHPDYRSGSVIMSLWAGLAAYMKHNGYETMLGCASVAMVDGGHYAANLYCSVRDNALTAPEYRAFPHTPLPVDELQTGAEVAPPPLVKGYLRLGAKICGAPAWDPDFNTADFLTLFRLSDINARYARHFLGDALPR, encoded by the coding sequence ATGCGAGAACTGCCGACGCCTACCCTGCCCCTCGCTTCGATCTTCGAGTCGCGCCGTCTGCCGCGCGCCGAAGAAACGGTCACCGCCCAGCATCGTCTGCAGGTTACGTGGGCGCGTACCGACGAAGAACTGCGCGAGGCTCAGCGTCTGCGCTACCGCGTGTTCGCCGACGAAATGGGCGCACGCCTGACGGGCCCTGCGGGGCTCGACGTCGATCCGTTCGACTCCTACTGCGATCACCTGCTGGTGCGCGATCTCGACACGCTGAAAGTGGTCGGCACGTATCGCGCGTTGCCGCCGCATCAGGCCGCGCGCATCGGCCGCCTGTATGCGGAAAGCGAATTCGACGTGTCGCGCCTGACGCACCTGCGCGCCAAGATGGTCGAAGTGGGCCGCTCATGCGTGCATCCCGACTATCGCAGCGGCTCGGTGATCATGTCGTTGTGGGCGGGCCTCGCCGCCTACATGAAGCACAACGGCTACGAGACGATGCTCGGCTGCGCGAGCGTCGCGATGGTCGACGGCGGCCACTATGCGGCGAATCTGTATTGCTCGGTGCGCGACAACGCGCTGACGGCGCCGGAATATCGCGCGTTCCCGCACACGCCGCTACCGGTGGATGAATTGCAAACGGGTGCCGAAGTGGCACCGCCGCCGCTGGTGAAGGGCTATCTGCGGCTCGGCGCGAAGATTTGCGGCGCACCGGCATGGGATCCCGACTTCAATACCGCGGACTTTCTGACGCTGTTCCGTTTGTCCGATATCAATGCACGTTACGCTCGCCATTTCCTCGGCGACGCCTTGCCGCGCTGA